A window of the Desulfomonilaceae bacterium genome harbors these coding sequences:
- a CDS encoding ferric reductase-like transmembrane domain-containing protein, translated as MGWILASIYFLVAISPLLTVAALRMKGEMSLMHETGTSLAFAAYGVIALQAVLTARWKWIERPFGLDIVSRFHKYMGVLALGLLLAHPPLMAYGGAGLELLYSLNLPWYVLLGKALLLLLFVHVLFSLLRQRLGVNFEKWRRIHNVLAVIIIPAAFVHSLSAGYDSWPTPIRILWIILLGLTIFAYVHHKVLTPGRIARSPYRVDSVERETQNVWTVKLVPPVGEHVYDYHPGQFHFLTFQRSGGLPVEEHHWTISSSPTNRDFISSTIKESGDFTATIGKTRVGDSALVEGPFGRFCYTLYERDKDFVFIAGGIGMTPMMSMLRHMRDTKREAKVLLIYANRTEKDIAFRSELRDIESGTYPCLKVVHILSNPPTGWTGESGRLDETKLVRLLGRREDDTGYYICAPPPMTRVAIAGLRSLGVPFSHMRTEQFSL; from the coding sequence GTGGGCTGGATACTCGCTTCAATCTACTTTTTGGTGGCTATCAGTCCCCTTTTAACTGTAGCCGCGCTCCGGATGAAAGGCGAAATGTCGCTCATGCATGAGACCGGCACTAGCCTCGCTTTCGCCGCTTACGGCGTCATAGCTCTTCAAGCTGTCCTCACCGCTCGCTGGAAGTGGATTGAAAGACCTTTCGGTTTGGACATCGTTTCGAGATTCCACAAGTACATGGGCGTCCTTGCTCTGGGGCTTCTTCTTGCCCATCCTCCACTGATGGCCTACGGTGGCGCAGGATTGGAATTGCTGTACAGTCTGAACCTGCCTTGGTACGTGTTACTGGGCAAAGCTCTGCTCCTATTACTATTTGTACATGTGTTATTCAGTCTCTTGCGACAGCGTCTTGGCGTAAACTTTGAAAAGTGGCGCCGGATCCACAACGTACTGGCCGTAATCATCATACCTGCAGCATTCGTCCATAGCCTCTCCGCAGGATATGACAGCTGGCCGACCCCTATTAGGATTCTGTGGATCATCCTGCTTGGGCTGACAATATTTGCCTATGTTCATCACAAAGTGTTGACCCCAGGACGAATTGCACGGAGCCCGTACCGAGTCGACTCTGTTGAGCGGGAGACCCAAAATGTGTGGACAGTCAAACTGGTTCCGCCGGTTGGAGAACATGTATATGATTACCATCCCGGCCAATTTCACTTCCTCACCTTCCAACGATCGGGAGGACTGCCTGTCGAAGAGCACCACTGGACCATTTCCTCCAGCCCTACCAATCGGGATTTCATAAGTTCAACAATAAAGGAATCGGGAGATTTTACAGCGACAATAGGCAAGACGCGTGTCGGAGACTCGGCCCTTGTAGAAGGGCCTTTCGGTCGCTTTTGCTATACCTTATACGAGCGGGACAAAGATTTCGTCTTTATCGCAGGAGGGATAGGCATGACCCCAATGATGAGCATGCTTCGTCATATGCGGGACACCAAGAGAGAAGCGAAAGTTCTCCTAATTTACGCCAACAGGACTGAAAAGGACATTGCGTTCAGATCGGAACTCAGGGATATCGAATCCGGAACATATCCTTGCTTGAAGGTAGTCCATATCCTGAGCAATCCTCCCACTGGTTGGACGGGCGAATCCGGGCGCCTGGATGAGACCAAACTCGTTCGACTGCTGGGCCGACGGGAAGATGACACAGGATACTATATTTGCGCTCCACCCCCTATGACCAGGGTTGCGATAGCAGGCCTGAGGTCACTGGGAGTTCCTTTTTCGCACATGCGAACCGAACAATTTTCTCTTTAG
- a CDS encoding 3-hydroxyacyl-CoA dehydrogenase: protein MKLSDIKRVLILGSGTMGRQIGFLCALKGYNVVLYDISMEALKDSLKGMEDLGAWFISIGRMPQGDLSKVMGRVQISTDSVEAAKEADLISESVPDIPEIKAQVFAKFNELCPERTVFTTNTSMLVPSMFAEQTGRPEKLVALHFHDVRTTDIVDVMPHPESEPEIVELVRDFAESLGQVVIMLACENSGYVFNSMLSTLLMSALTLAANGVASIEDVDRSWMGVMRTPIGPFGIMDQIGLSTVWTIIDYAAKNSGDPQAKANAAFVKRYIDGGALGMKTMCGFYSYPKPAYSDPNFLSGTGAAR, encoded by the coding sequence ATGAAACTTTCCGACATCAAGCGGGTCCTTATCCTGGGATCCGGGACTATGGGGAGGCAGATAGGATTTCTGTGCGCACTTAAAGGCTACAATGTTGTGTTGTATGATATATCCATGGAGGCCCTCAAAGATTCCTTGAAGGGAATGGAGGATCTTGGAGCTTGGTTTATATCAATAGGCCGTATGCCTCAGGGGGATCTGAGCAAAGTCATGGGACGAGTACAAATCTCCACTGATTCTGTAGAAGCCGCAAAGGAAGCGGATTTAATTAGTGAGTCCGTTCCTGATATTCCTGAAATCAAGGCTCAGGTCTTTGCCAAGTTTAACGAACTCTGCCCGGAAAGAACTGTTTTTACAACCAACACATCCATGCTGGTCCCATCTATGTTCGCCGAGCAAACAGGCAGACCTGAAAAGCTGGTTGCGCTTCACTTTCATGATGTACGTACGACTGACATTGTCGATGTCATGCCGCATCCTGAAAGTGAACCTGAAATTGTAGAGTTGGTCCGTGATTTTGCGGAAAGCCTGGGGCAGGTTGTGATCATGCTTGCCTGCGAGAACAGCGGATATGTTTTCAACTCGATGCTATCCACGCTACTGATGTCGGCGTTGACGCTGGCGGCTAATGGCGTGGCCTCAATTGAAGATGTAGATCGTTCATGGATGGGAGTAATGAGGACTCCTATTGGGCCTTTCGGAATCATGGATCAGATTGGGCTATCCACCGTTTGGACCATCATCGACTATGCAGCGAAAAATAGTGGAGATCCTCAGGCAAAGGCAAACGCGGCTTTCGTAAAACGATACATTGACGGCGGCGCTTTAGGCATGAAGACAATGTGTGGCTTTTACTCATATCCCAAGCCGGCATACTCAGATCCCAATTTTCTTTCAGGGACGGGAGCTGCCAGATAA